The Campylobacter sp. genome contains the following window.
AGGCTTGCCTAGAGTTTTAAGCGGCACTTCTACCTCGCTATCGACTACCGGATATGCCATCGCGATTAGATTATCGGTCGCGTAGGCGTCCACGTCGCCGTCTTTTAGCATGCGGTAGCACTCTCTGGCGATCTTGCAAAATGTAAAATTTCCAAAACCCTCTTGTTTAAAAAATGCCTCGCCCGTACCGCCGCTTTCGAGTAAAATTCTCTTCTCTTTCAGATCGGCTAAGGATTTTATTCTATCGGCTTTGCGGGTTAAAACCCCAAGATTTACTGAAAAATACGGTGTTGAAAAATCGATCTGCTGCGCGCGTTCAGGCGTAATGGTAATCGTAGCGATGACGATATCTACGCGGTTGTTTACTAGTGCTGGAATTCTATCCTCGACCTTCATCGGCACAAGCTCGATTCTGCCGCCTTTTTCGCCGAAAAGATCATTTGCTATGGCCTGCGCCATCGTAACCTCAAAACCCTCAAAAGTTCCATCGTTCAGCTCGCTAAAAGGAGGCTGTCCGTCGTAAACGCCGATGCGAACGACGCCTTTTGATCTAATCTGTTCCAAACTATCGGCGAAAGCAACGATAAATGGTAGTAACATTGCAAGAAGCAATTTCATGGCAAATCCTTAAATTTAATCTCTTTTCCGCTTTCAAACTAAGCAGGAAATTTTATTTGCTAAAATTTTAAAAGCCGAACCCAAAATTTAAAGCAAGCTATTAGAGTATATTATAAATTCCATCTAGCAGAAAATATTTCTTATCCACCGTACCGCGATAGAATGGATCAAAGCTCTGCTCGTAGGCCTTTTTGAAAAAGCCCTCTTTGCTCAGCTTAATGAGCTCTGCATTGACGAAATCAAGCAGTTCTTTATTATCTTTTTGCACGCCGATGCCTATAAAATCGCTCGGCCCTAAATTTTTAAACGGCACTTCCAATATATCGTCGATGACGGAATATGCAAGCACGATGAGATTATCATTTATATAGCCGTCCGCATCGCCATTTCGAATCATTTCGTAGCATTCCTTAGCCGAAGCGCAATGGCCTAAATTTTTAAATCCTTTGTTTTTGAAAAATCTCTCTGCTACTGTCGCGTCGCCTTCGAATACGATCTTTTTATCATGAAGCTGCGCGATATCGGTAAAAGCGTCGGCTTTGCGCGTTAATACGCCCAAATTTACGGAGAGGTAGGGGAGGGAGAAATCGATCTTTCTTTTTCGTTCGTTTGTGATGCTAAATAGACCGATCACCAAATCAAGCTTATTTGCCTCTAAAAATGGAATTCTATCATTTACGCTTAGTGGGATGAACTCGATTTTGCCCTCTTTTTTGCCGAAAATTTCTTTAGCAATAGCGTTTGCAAGATCGATTTCAAATCCTTCAAATTTGCCGCCATTAGACTCGCAAAGCGGTGGATGGGCGTCGCGCACTCCGATGCGAATGACGCCGTTTTGTCTAATTTGATCTAGGCTATCGGCAAAAAGCGCCGCACAAAATAGAACCGCTATAAAAAGTAGTTTCATTTTATGTCCTTAAAATGGGATTTCGCATATTATCCGCTTATAATAAATGATGTTTTAGTCGAAGGCGTTAGATAAAACACTGCTAAATTCCGTCCTAAAATATAGCATAGAGCCCATCTAGTAAGAAATATTTTTTATCTGCAGCGCCTTGATAAAATGGCTTGAAAGTTTCATCGTAAGAACGTTCGAAAAAGCCCTGCTTGCTAAGTGTAACAAGCTCTTTATTTATCAGATCAAGCAATTCGGTATTGCCTTTGCGCACCCCGATGCCTAAGAATTCCGGATTACCTAGATTTTGGATTGCTACTTCTAAGTTGTCGTCGATAATGGAATAAGCTAGTACAATGAGATTATCGTTAACGTAAGCATCGGCTTTGCCTTGTTTAAGCATATCGTAGCATTCGGTAGTAATGGAGCAATGGATTAGATTGTGGATTTTATTTTTATACAAAAAATTTTCTGCTGTAGTCCCGCTACCCTCTACTAGGACCTTTTTGTTTGAAAGATCGTCTATACTTTTGATGCCATCGCTTTTACGCGTCAAAACTCCCAAGCTCATCGAGAAATATGGATAAGAAAAGTCGATTTGCCTTTTTCTATCTTGCGTTATCGTGATGGTCGCGACTGCAAGATCTACCTTATCGTTTTGTAATGCAGAGATCCTATCGCTGGCGTTTAAAGGGACGAACTCGACTCTACCGCGCTTATCACCGAATATGCTCTTAGCTATAGCATCTGCAAGGTTGATTTCAAAGCCTTCGAAATTACCACTTTTTTCATCACTAAAAGGTGGCCTACCATCACGAACACCGATTTTAACGACTCCGGCAGATCTGATCTGCTCCAAACTGCCCGCAAAAACATTGCTGCAAAGCGTAAAAATAATGCAAAAAAGTAGCTTCATAAACTATCCTTTTCTTAAATTTAATATTATCTCTTAGATATTGCGTGATTT
Protein-coding sequences here:
- a CDS encoding transporter substrate-binding domain-containing protein, whose protein sequence is MKLLFCIIFTLCSNVFAGSLEQIRSAGVVKIGVRDGRPPFSDEKSGNFEGFEINLADAIAKSIFGDKRGRVEFVPLNASDRISALQNDKVDLAVATITITQDRKRQIDFSYPYFSMSLGVLTRKSDGIKSIDDLSNKKVLVEGSGTTAENFLYKNKIHNLIHCSITTECYDMLKQGKADAYVNDNLIVLAYSIIDDNLEVAIQNLGNPEFLGIGVRKGNTELLDLINKELVTLSKQGFFERSYDETFKPFYQGAADKKYFLLDGLYAIF
- a CDS encoding transporter substrate-binding domain-containing protein, whose translation is MKLLLAMLLPFIVAFADSLEQIRSKGVVRIGVYDGQPPFSELNDGTFEGFEVTMAQAIANDLFGEKGGRIELVPMKVEDRIPALVNNRVDIVIATITITPERAQQIDFSTPYFSVNLGVLTRKADRIKSLADLKEKRILLESGGTGEAFFKQEGFGNFTFCKIARECYRMLKDGDVDAYATDNLIAMAYPVVDSEVEVPLKTLGKPDFMGIGVQKGNKELLDFVNAELIKLSKEGFFEKAYEGTFNPFYHGAADKRYFLLDGIYSFL
- a CDS encoding transporter substrate-binding domain-containing protein, translating into MKLLFIAVLFCAALFADSLDQIRQNGVIRIGVRDAHPPLCESNGGKFEGFEIDLANAIAKEIFGKKEGKIEFIPLSVNDRIPFLEANKLDLVIGLFSITNERKRKIDFSLPYLSVNLGVLTRKADAFTDIAQLHDKKIVFEGDATVAERFFKNKGFKNLGHCASAKECYEMIRNGDADGYINDNLIVLAYSVIDDILEVPFKNLGPSDFIGIGVQKDNKELLDFVNAELIKLSKEGFFKKAYEQSFDPFYRGTVDKKYFLLDGIYNIL